Proteins co-encoded in one Malus sylvestris chromosome 7, drMalSylv7.2, whole genome shotgun sequence genomic window:
- the LOC126629021 gene encoding uncharacterized protein LOC126629021: MATDLAAIRDTPLGDPTLKDRWSKVSHLSFVGMVVRAEGGRFFAAARYSIKAPSVASAEAMTLLRGYELGTSLGLTSVILESDSRESISYISGSLDSGSWEAFPILACVKQISGAFQHCRWSWVSRSSNMTANFLASRHFTEMCDCVWVDRPPFSLVHVLNMDGCLCAFLGVCLLLGILVTVGFSTLE; encoded by the exons ATGGCTACG GATCTTGCGGCTATTCGGGATACACCACTTGGTGATCCGACTCTGAAAGATCG CTGGTCCAAGGTGTCTCATTTGAGTTTTGTTGGGATGGTTGTGAGGGCGGAGGGTGGTCGGTTTTTTGCTGCAGCTAGGTATTCAATTAAGGCTCCAAGTGTTGCCTCAGCGGAAGCTATGACATTGCTACGAGGCTATGAGTTGGGTACCTCTTTGGGTCTTACATCAGTCATACTTGAATCGGACTCTCGTGAGTCTATTTCTTATATTTCTGGTTCTCTTGATTCTGGCAGTTGGGAGGCTTTCCCTATCTTGGCATGCGTCAAGCAGATAAGTGGGGCTTTTCAGCACTGTCGCTGGTCTTGGGTGTCTCGATCATCCAATATGACGGCGAATTTTCTTGCGTCGCGTCATTTTACGGAGATGTGTGATTGTGTTTGGGTCGATAGGCCCCCATTTTCGTTGGTTCACGTTTTGAACATGGATGGTTGTCTTTGTGCCTTTCTTGGTGTTTGCCTGTTGCTAGGCATTCTTGTAACGGTTGGCTTCTCAACCTTGGAATGA